In Streptomyces sp. NBC_00433, a single genomic region encodes these proteins:
- a CDS encoding acyl-CoA dehydrogenase family protein produces the protein MSTVAPTEWQELPAPKDPQGWIGRAAEVAALLAADAAARDKAGATPYAEVQLLKDSGLVTLLGPIEHGGGGQDWPTAYHVVREVSRADGSIGQLLGYHYLWNWAARLVGTREQWEYVEAEAARQKWFFGGAVNPRDNDVVVTEDGDDLVYTGRKSFSTGSKVSDVTVLEGVLDGTDQHVFAIVPSDSAGLVFHDDWDNIGQRLTESGGVTLNGVRTPWSSAAGYVDREFQPRVYNTLNVPTIQLVFVNFYLGIAAGALETAATYTRTKSRSWLHGGYEHAVDEPYVVDIYGDLTAKLWAVEALADAVALEGQRLHDDPDAVTAETRGDFEVRVAAVKARATEVSLEIAGKVFEVTGARATASAEGLDRFWRNVRTHTLHDPVAYKRREVGRWVLTGELPEPTWYS, from the coding sequence ATGAGCACCGTCGCCCCGACCGAATGGCAGGAGCTGCCCGCCCCGAAGGACCCGCAGGGCTGGATCGGCCGCGCCGCCGAGGTGGCCGCCTTACTGGCCGCCGACGCCGCCGCCCGCGACAAGGCAGGGGCCACCCCTTACGCCGAGGTCCAACTGCTCAAGGACTCAGGCCTGGTCACGCTGCTCGGGCCGATCGAGCACGGCGGCGGCGGGCAGGACTGGCCGACCGCTTACCACGTCGTCCGCGAGGTCTCCCGGGCCGACGGCTCCATCGGCCAGCTGCTCGGCTACCACTACCTGTGGAACTGGGCGGCCAGGCTGGTCGGCACCCGCGAGCAGTGGGAGTACGTCGAGGCGGAGGCCGCACGGCAGAAGTGGTTCTTCGGCGGCGCGGTCAACCCGCGCGACAACGACGTGGTGGTCACCGAGGACGGCGACGACCTGGTGTACACCGGCCGCAAGTCCTTCTCGACCGGCAGCAAGGTCTCCGACGTCACCGTGCTCGAAGGCGTCCTGGACGGCACCGACCAGCACGTCTTCGCCATCGTCCCGTCCGACAGCGCCGGCCTGGTCTTCCACGACGACTGGGACAACATCGGCCAGCGGCTCACCGAGAGCGGCGGTGTGACCCTGAACGGCGTCCGCACACCGTGGTCCTCGGCGGCCGGCTACGTCGACAGGGAATTCCAGCCGCGGGTCTACAACACCCTCAACGTGCCCACCATCCAGCTGGTGTTCGTCAACTTCTACCTCGGCATCGCGGCCGGCGCCCTGGAGACCGCCGCGACCTACACCCGTACCAAGTCCCGCTCCTGGCTGCACGGCGGGTACGAGCACGCGGTCGACGAGCCCTACGTCGTGGACATCTACGGGGACCTGACCGCGAAGTTGTGGGCCGTCGAGGCGCTGGCCGACGCGGTGGCGCTGGAGGGGCAGCGGCTGCACGACGACCCCGACGCCGTCACGGCCGAGACGCGCGGCGACTTCGAGGTCCGGGTCGCGGCGGTCAAGGCCCGTGCCACGGAGGTCTCGTTGGAGATCGCCGGCAAGGTCTTCGAGGTCACCGGCGCGCGGGCCACGGCCTCCGCCGAGGGACTTGACCGCTTCTGGCGCAACGTCCGCACCCACACGCTGCACGACCCGGTCGCGTACAAGCGGCGCGAGGTGGGGCGCTGGGTCCTGACCGGCGAACTGCCCGAACCCACCTGGTATTCCTGA
- the sfnG gene encoding dimethyl sulfone monooxygenase SfnG: protein MPSSPQPSELPPDPARFAYWVPNVSGGLVTSRIEQRTDWSYEYNRELAVLAENNGFEYALSQVRYMASYGAEFQHESTSFSLALLLATERLKVIAAVHPGLWHPGVLAKLGATADHLSGGRFAVNVVSGWFKGEFTALGEPWLEHDERYRRSEEFIRALRAIWTEDHVELAGDFYRIRDFSLKPKPLNTAERPHPEIFQGGNSTAARAMAGRVSDWYFSNGKDFDGVTEQIDDVRAGALAAGRRAPKFGLNGFLIARDTEAEARDTLREIVAKADTEAVEGFGAAVKQAGQSAADGKGMWQDSTFEDLVQYNDGFRTGLIGTPEQIAERIVAYRRLGVDLFLLGFLHYLEEVEYFGKHVLPLVREMEAAQAPGEPASRP from the coding sequence ATGCCCTCTTCCCCGCAGCCGTCCGAACTGCCGCCCGACCCGGCCCGGTTCGCGTACTGGGTGCCCAACGTCAGTGGCGGGCTGGTCACCAGCCGGATCGAGCAGCGCACCGACTGGAGCTACGAGTACAACCGCGAACTGGCCGTCCTCGCCGAGAACAACGGCTTCGAGTACGCGCTCAGCCAGGTCCGCTACATGGCCAGCTACGGCGCCGAATTCCAGCACGAGTCGACCAGTTTCAGCCTCGCCCTGCTCCTGGCCACCGAGCGGCTCAAGGTGATCGCCGCCGTCCACCCCGGCCTGTGGCACCCCGGGGTGCTGGCCAAGCTGGGCGCCACGGCCGACCACCTGTCCGGCGGGCGGTTCGCGGTCAACGTGGTCAGCGGCTGGTTCAAGGGCGAGTTCACCGCGCTGGGCGAGCCCTGGCTGGAGCACGACGAGCGCTACCGCCGCTCGGAGGAGTTCATCCGGGCGCTGCGGGCGATCTGGACCGAGGACCACGTGGAGCTGGCCGGCGACTTCTACCGGATCCGCGACTTCTCCCTCAAGCCCAAGCCGCTCAACACCGCGGAGCGCCCGCACCCGGAGATATTCCAGGGCGGCAACTCCACCGCCGCCCGCGCCATGGCCGGGCGGGTGTCCGACTGGTACTTCTCCAACGGCAAGGACTTCGACGGGGTCACCGAGCAGATCGACGACGTCCGGGCCGGGGCGCTCGCGGCCGGCCGCCGGGCGCCGAAGTTCGGCCTGAACGGCTTCCTCATCGCCCGGGACACCGAGGCCGAGGCGCGGGACACGCTGCGCGAGATCGTCGCCAAGGCCGACACCGAGGCGGTGGAGGGGTTCGGCGCGGCGGTCAAGCAGGCCGGCCAGTCCGCGGCGGACGGCAAGGGCATGTGGCAGGACTCCACCTTCGAAGACCTGGTCCAGTACAACGACGGCTTCCGTACGGGCCTGATCGGCACCCCGGAGCAGATCGCCGAGCGGATCGTCGCCTACCGGCGGCTCGGCGTGGACCTTTTCCTGCTCGGCTTCCTGCACTACCTGGAGGAGGTCGAATACTTCGGCAAGCACGTGCTGCCGCTCGTCCGCGAGATGGAGGCGGCACAGGCACCCGGAGAACCGGCCTCCCGCCCGTAG
- a CDS encoding PH domain-containing protein, with the protein MSAEQELTFRGRERYRNAQWSRIFLLAVGLIVEAAVSFSQLGAAAAGWLVGGTLAFAGLNLIRLRGCWTRVGPAGVTICSGFGRGRTHPWHEVRWVGVHQGAGQFGGFSTLQVTFDNGRTRTLPALQRSSLYPAPDFDANCQEIIGWWEASTEPSARFRPTGNWFYRKPPEQLGRLLGMVAVVIVVFVVFLAHK; encoded by the coding sequence GTGAGTGCTGAGCAGGAACTGACTTTCCGGGGGAGGGAGCGGTACCGCAACGCGCAGTGGTCGAGGATCTTCCTGCTGGCTGTGGGGCTGATCGTCGAAGCGGCCGTTTCCTTCTCGCAACTCGGTGCCGCGGCCGCGGGGTGGCTGGTGGGCGGAACCCTCGCGTTCGCCGGGCTGAACCTCATCCGGCTCCGCGGGTGCTGGACAAGGGTCGGGCCGGCCGGAGTCACCATCTGCTCGGGCTTCGGCCGGGGCCGTACCCACCCCTGGCACGAGGTCCGATGGGTCGGTGTCCACCAGGGGGCCGGCCAGTTCGGCGGATTCTCCACGCTCCAGGTCACCTTCGACAACGGGCGCACCCGCACGCTGCCCGCTCTGCAGCGCAGTTCCCTGTACCCCGCCCCCGATTTCGACGCGAACTGCCAGGAGATCATCGGCTGGTGGGAGGCGAGCACGGAGCCGTCCGCCAGATTCCGGCCGACGGGAAACTGGTTCTACCGGAAGCCGCCGGAGCAGCTCGGAAGACTCCTGGGCATGGTCGCCGTGGTCATTGTCGTGTTCGTCGTCTTCCTGGCTCACAAGTAG
- a CDS encoding SfnB family sulfur acquisition oxidoreductase: MIADDAEALAVAAALAADFRTGASRRDAERELPHAELDRLTATGLLAVSVPAAYGGADVSLATLAEVFRLLATADGSLAQIPQSHFVYVNVLRAQGTPAQQSFFYGELLAGKRFGNAQSEAGTKHVQDIRTRLEPAPDGAGYVLTGVKHYSTGALFADWIPVLARAGDEGALHVAFVPADAPGVTVVDDWEGMGQRTTASGTVRLEGVEVPADRVLPHHLTFTGPQLHGAVAQLLHAAIDAGIAGGALAEAVEFVRTKSRPWFESGFETAAEDPLLIQRVGELALQVRASDALLTAAARAVDAARADLTDDSAAEASIAVAAAKAFAATAAVEVSGALFELAGTRSAAGSLNLNRYWRDARTHTLHDPARWKVQHLGRYVLSGIRPPRHGLL; the protein is encoded by the coding sequence GTGATCGCCGATGACGCGGAAGCGCTCGCCGTCGCCGCCGCGCTCGCCGCCGACTTCCGGACCGGGGCCTCCCGGCGGGACGCCGAACGCGAGCTACCGCACGCCGAGTTGGACCGGCTCACCGCCACCGGACTGCTGGCGGTCTCGGTGCCGGCGGCCTACGGCGGCGCGGACGTCAGCCTGGCCACGCTCGCCGAGGTCTTCCGGCTGCTGGCGACCGCCGACGGCAGCCTCGCGCAGATCCCGCAGAGCCACTTCGTGTACGTCAACGTGCTGCGCGCCCAGGGCACGCCGGCCCAGCAGAGCTTCTTCTACGGGGAGTTGCTGGCCGGCAAGCGCTTCGGCAATGCCCAGTCCGAGGCCGGCACCAAGCACGTCCAGGACATCCGCACCCGGCTGGAACCAGCCCCCGACGGCGCCGGATACGTCCTGACCGGGGTCAAGCACTACTCCACCGGCGCGCTGTTCGCCGACTGGATCCCGGTGCTGGCCCGCGCCGGGGACGAGGGCGCGCTGCACGTCGCCTTCGTGCCCGCCGACGCACCCGGCGTCACCGTGGTGGACGACTGGGAGGGAATGGGCCAGCGCACCACCGCCAGCGGAACGGTCCGGCTGGAGGGCGTCGAAGTGCCCGCGGACCGGGTGCTCCCGCATCACCTGACCTTCACCGGGCCGCAACTGCACGGCGCCGTGGCCCAGCTGCTGCACGCCGCCATCGACGCGGGGATCGCCGGCGGCGCGCTCGCCGAGGCCGTGGAATTCGTCCGCACCAAGAGCCGCCCGTGGTTCGAGAGCGGCTTCGAGACCGCGGCGGAGGACCCGCTGCTGATCCAGCGCGTCGGCGAACTCGCCCTCCAGGTGCGGGCGTCGGACGCGCTGCTGACCGCGGCGGCCCGCGCGGTGGACGCCGCCCGCGCCGACCTGACCGACGACAGCGCCGCCGAGGCGTCCATCGCGGTGGCGGCGGCCAAGGCCTTCGCGGCGACCGCCGCGGTGGAGGTGTCGGGCGCGCTGTTCGAGCTGGCCGGCACCCGCTCGGCGGCCGGCTCGCTGAATCTGAACCGCTACTGGCGGGACGCGCGCACCCACACGCTGCACGACCCGGCGCGGTGGAAGGTGCAGCACCTCGGCCGGTACGTGCTCAGCGGGATCCGCCCGCCGCGGCACGGGCTGCTCTAG
- a CDS encoding LysR family transcriptional regulator, with protein sequence MRIEQLEYIEAVTRLGSLRRAADELHLSQPALSETVRNLERELGVDLLDRRRSGATISDDGRELLPHIIDVLDAVDRLRQAADHQHRTSRTVRLGTVNAATVPLLVPAIRAFRAAHPVTQVEVVAAQEAEIHRALLEGRFDLGLVNYLQGDDLPPELHTTELLRGRPVVCVRPDSPLAALRTVGVDDLLTEPLVVMRAGYVMHRYVHRLLAGRTPSFSYSTDGAEMGKLMVAEGLGATVLPDFSVIGDPLERSGALTYRPLADTTTEVLMVVQRRLSGPVPRAARDLHHLFVTHAATHT encoded by the coding sequence ATGCGGATCGAGCAGCTCGAATACATCGAAGCGGTCACCCGGCTCGGGTCGCTGCGCCGCGCGGCGGACGAACTCCACCTGTCGCAGCCCGCGTTGAGCGAGACCGTACGCAACCTGGAACGCGAGCTGGGCGTCGACCTGCTGGACCGCAGGCGCTCCGGCGCGACGATCAGCGACGACGGCCGCGAACTGCTGCCGCACATCATCGACGTCCTGGACGCGGTCGACCGGCTCCGGCAGGCGGCCGACCACCAGCACCGGACCAGCCGTACGGTGCGGCTGGGCACGGTCAACGCGGCCACCGTGCCACTGCTCGTACCGGCGATCCGCGCCTTCCGCGCCGCGCACCCGGTCACCCAGGTCGAGGTGGTCGCGGCGCAGGAGGCCGAGATCCACCGGGCCCTGCTGGAAGGCCGGTTCGACCTCGGCCTCGTCAACTACCTCCAGGGCGACGACCTGCCGCCGGAACTGCACACCACCGAGCTGCTGCGCGGCCGCCCCGTGGTCTGCGTCCGCCCGGACAGCCCGCTGGCCGCGCTGCGCACCGTCGGCGTCGACGACCTGCTGACCGAACCGCTCGTCGTGATGCGGGCCGGCTACGTCATGCACCGCTACGTCCACCGGCTGCTGGCCGGCCGGACGCCGTCCTTCTCGTACTCCACCGACGGCGCCGAGATGGGCAAGCTGATGGTGGCCGAAGGGCTGGGCGCCACCGTCCTGCCGGACTTCAGCGTGATCGGCGACCCGCTGGAACGCAGCGGCGCACTGACGTACCGCCCGCTGGCCGACACCACGACCGAGGTCCTGATGGTCGTCCAGCGCCGCCTGTCCGGCCCGGTCCCCCGCGCCGCCCGCGACCTCCACCACCTCTTCGTGACCCACGCCGCCACCCACACCTGA
- the ssuE gene encoding NADPH-dependent FMN reductase, with translation MANVLSVSGSPSATSRTGRLLRGLDATLTAEGHTVVPLDVRTLPADALLGARFGHPAIVRATELFAAADGVVVGTPVYKAAYSGLLKCLFDLLPQYALAGKTVLPLATGGSTAHVLAIDYALRPVLSAMGAAHIVQGWFVLDRHITVGEDGTVTLDPAAAVPLRQVVTQFSAALDSQEASRDRTAPVLN, from the coding sequence ATGGCAAACGTCCTGTCCGTCTCCGGAAGTCCTTCGGCCACCTCCCGCACCGGCCGGCTGCTGCGCGGGCTCGACGCCACGCTCACCGCCGAGGGCCACACCGTCGTGCCGCTGGACGTGCGGACGCTGCCCGCCGACGCGCTGCTCGGCGCCCGCTTCGGGCACCCGGCCATCGTCCGGGCCACCGAGCTCTTCGCGGCGGCCGACGGCGTCGTGGTCGGCACCCCCGTCTACAAGGCGGCGTACTCCGGGCTGCTCAAGTGCCTCTTCGACCTGCTGCCGCAGTACGCGCTGGCCGGCAAGACGGTCCTGCCGCTGGCCACCGGCGGCTCGACCGCGCACGTGCTGGCCATCGACTACGCGCTGCGGCCGGTGCTGTCCGCGATGGGCGCCGCGCACATCGTCCAGGGCTGGTTCGTCCTGGACCGGCACATCACGGTCGGCGAGGACGGGACCGTGACGCTCGACCCGGCCGCCGCCGTACCGCTGCGGCAGGTCGTCACCCAGTTCTCGGCCGCCCTCGACTCCCAGGAGGCATCTCGTGACCGCACCGCCCCGGTCCTCAACTGA
- a CDS encoding tetratricopeptide repeat protein: MNSRGARRLWGLAGAAGAFAAVAAGWQVFGEVGAAQYAFAGVTALCGGAFAWYQADATVTPTAPRGAVPRELPRDISDFTGRAAELDELCALLRRQGQSSGPLVAVAGKGGLGKTTLVVRAAQRLAADYPDGQLFANLRGYDPLPAEPAEVLGTFLRSLGTDPRAIPDAPYDREQLFRTLTAGRRLLIVLDNANGPRQVRPLLPGGPGAGVIVTSRVELRSIEGAHTVVLDLLEPGEAVELLGRVAGRDRVADDPPTARQLAALCGYLPLAVRIAGARLAERPDLRLTDLAGRLADERHRLDHLGIGDLDVRSTFMISYRGLPEAQQRAFRLLGLFPGGDFAAWPLGALMDVPLREAERHLDALVAAQLLDAIGPDETGSARYRLHDLLRALAREQPEPDAAAAVGRLLGAYVSLAAVAEDRFQPGELRKTGAHPRHGVEAGHRDELLRDPIAWFIAERENVVACVRVAHERELWDATWELAHIAAPFFEMLASWDGWGVAVELALDAARRSHNRWAESITLFDTGALYRDLGRADEALVAYEGALAGYEASGDEHGVGAVMLVQGIIHRNRGAWEAAAQRLGDAAQRLRVAGDGRLAAQAVRSLAVVRCGQGRVAEAVPLFEEALEEFRRLGDRRAEAYAWRGLAQAQLDGGELGAAARSFDRSLELTRQLRDRRGEARALQGLGRVGAAEGVTAAALRRFAQARQIADEAHDQVLAGELDADIAAVSHP, encoded by the coding sequence GTGAACTCTCGCGGGGCACGCAGGCTTTGGGGACTGGCGGGCGCCGCAGGGGCGTTCGCCGCGGTCGCCGCCGGTTGGCAGGTGTTCGGCGAAGTGGGCGCGGCGCAGTACGCGTTCGCAGGAGTGACCGCGCTGTGCGGCGGAGCGTTTGCCTGGTATCAGGCCGACGCCACCGTGACGCCCACCGCGCCGCGGGGTGCGGTACCGCGCGAACTGCCGCGGGACATCTCCGACTTCACGGGCCGCGCCGCCGAACTCGACGAGCTGTGTGCGCTGCTGCGCCGACAGGGGCAGTCGTCCGGGCCGCTTGTCGCCGTCGCGGGCAAGGGGGGCCTGGGCAAGACGACGCTCGTGGTGCGGGCCGCGCAACGCCTCGCCGCCGACTACCCGGACGGGCAGCTGTTCGCGAACTTACGCGGCTACGACCCGCTGCCCGCCGAACCCGCCGAGGTACTCGGCACCTTCCTGCGGTCGCTGGGCACGGACCCGCGCGCGATCCCGGACGCGCCGTACGACCGCGAGCAGCTCTTCCGTACGCTGACGGCCGGACGCCGGCTGCTCATCGTCCTCGACAATGCCAACGGGCCCCGGCAGGTGCGCCCGCTGCTGCCCGGCGGGCCGGGCGCCGGGGTGATCGTCACCAGCCGCGTCGAGCTGCGCAGCATCGAAGGGGCTCACACCGTCGTGCTCGATCTGCTGGAGCCCGGCGAGGCGGTCGAGTTACTGGGCCGGGTCGCGGGTAGGGACCGGGTGGCGGACGATCCGCCGACCGCACGGCAGTTGGCGGCGCTGTGCGGGTACCTGCCGCTGGCCGTGCGCATCGCGGGTGCGCGCCTGGCCGAGCGGCCCGACCTGCGCCTGACCGACCTCGCCGGCCGCCTCGCCGATGAGCGCCACCGGCTCGACCATCTCGGGATCGGGGATCTCGATGTCCGCTCCACCTTCATGATCAGCTATCGGGGCCTGCCGGAAGCGCAGCAGCGGGCGTTCCGGCTGCTCGGCCTCTTCCCCGGAGGCGACTTCGCGGCCTGGCCGCTCGGTGCTCTCATGGACGTTCCGCTGCGCGAGGCCGAGCGCCACCTCGACGCGCTGGTGGCCGCGCAGCTGCTCGACGCGATCGGCCCCGACGAGACGGGCTCCGCCCGCTACCGCCTCCACGATCTGCTGCGTGCGTTGGCTCGTGAGCAGCCCGAACCGGACGCCGCGGCGGCGGTCGGAAGGCTCCTGGGCGCGTACGTCTCTCTCGCAGCCGTCGCGGAGGACCGGTTCCAGCCCGGCGAGCTGCGCAAGACCGGTGCCCACCCGCGCCACGGAGTCGAGGCCGGGCACCGCGACGAGCTGCTGCGCGACCCGATCGCCTGGTTCATCGCCGAGCGGGAGAACGTCGTGGCGTGCGTACGGGTCGCGCACGAGCGGGAGTTGTGGGACGCGACATGGGAACTGGCCCACATCGCCGCGCCCTTCTTCGAGATGCTGGCCTCCTGGGACGGCTGGGGGGTGGCCGTGGAACTGGCCCTGGACGCGGCCCGGCGCTCGCACAACCGCTGGGCCGAGTCGATCACGCTGTTCGACACCGGGGCGCTGTACCGCGATCTGGGCCGGGCCGACGAGGCGCTGGTCGCCTACGAAGGGGCGCTGGCCGGGTACGAGGCGTCCGGTGACGAGCACGGCGTGGGCGCCGTCATGCTGGTGCAGGGCATCATCCACCGGAACCGGGGCGCGTGGGAGGCGGCCGCACAGCGTCTGGGCGACGCGGCCCAGCGGCTGCGGGTCGCCGGGGACGGCCGACTCGCCGCCCAGGCCGTGCGCAGCCTTGCGGTCGTCCGTTGCGGCCAGGGGCGCGTCGCCGAGGCGGTGCCGTTGTTCGAGGAGGCGCTGGAGGAGTTCCGACGGCTCGGGGATCGGCGGGCCGAGGCCTACGCCTGGCGCGGCCTCGCGCAGGCCCAGCTCGACGGCGGCGAACTGGGCGCGGCGGCGCGGTCGTTCGACAGAAGCCTGGAGCTGACCCGGCAGCTGCGCGACCGGCGGGGCGAGGCCAGGGCACTGCAAGGACTCGGCCGGGTCGGCGCCGCCGAGGGCGTCACCGCTGCGGCGCTGCGGCGGTTCGCGCAGGCCCGGCAGATCGCCGACGAGGCTCACGACCAGGTACTGGCCGGGGAACTCGACGCCGACATCGCGGCAGTGAGCCACCCGTAG